The nucleotide window ACACCGCCACCAGGCTCACCAGCAGGGCCGACAGGCCGATGATCATCTCCGGGCTCTGGTACCACTTCTTCTTTTCCATGGGTGCTCCTTGATGCAATTCAGGGCTGGCGGCCGGGTTCGAAGCCGTCGTAGCGGGGCAGCTTGGCGTCCATGTCTTCCCAGTTGGCCTTGGAGGACACGAAGTTATGGGATAGCGGGCGCTCGCTGATGTCGCTGTCCAGCAGCCCCAGGCGGATGCGCACCCGGCCGGGATCCTGGTCGTTGCTGCTGTAGACGGGACTGCCGCAAACCGAGCAGAAATGGCGGTTGCGGCCCGGCTTGAAGGCGAAGGCGCTGAGCCTGTCCCGGCCGCGGCTCACCTCGAAATCGCCGGCCTGCACAAAGCCGTTGGTGGCGAAGGCGGTGCCGCTGCTTTTGCGGCAAAGGGAGCAGTGGCAGTGGATGATGTCGCTGATGGGACCCTTGATGGTCACGGCCACGGCGCCGCACAGGCATTGTCCTTGGTACATGGTCCTTTCCGTTTCAAACGGGTTGCAAGAGCAGCAAGGTAACACCTTGATAAGCGGCCATAAAGGCCGCTTGTCCCAGGTTGTGGCGAAGGGGGCTTCAGGCGCTCCTGGCCTCTGGCGCGTGTCGGCTGACCAGGCGCCGGTACAGGCCGCCGTCCTGGGCGGCCAGCTCGTCGTGGCGGCCCTGCTGCACCAGGCGGCCCCTGTCCAGGACGATAACCCTGTCAGCCTTGGCGATGGTCGAGTAGCGGTGGGCGATCATCAGGGTGGTGCGGCCCTGCATGAGGTTGTCGAGGGCGCCCTGGACCAGGGTTTCACCGGCCGAGTCCAGGGCACTGGTCGCCTCGTCGAGGATCAGGATCCGGGGGTTGCGCAAGATGGCCCGGGCAATGGCGATGCGCTGTTTCTGGCCGCCGGACAGCTGCACGCCCCGGTCACCGACCAGGGTGTCGTAACCGTTTGGAAAGGCGGTGATGAAGTCGTGGGCGTTGGCCAGCCTGGCCGCATCGAACACCGCCTGGGGTGAGACGTCTTCGTCCCGGGCACCGTAGGCGATGTTCTCGAAGATGCTGCTGGAAAACAGCGACGGCTCCTGTTCGACGATGGCGATCTGCTGCCGAAGTCGCACACTGTCCAGGAGCCTGG belongs to Gallaecimonas sp. GXIMD4217 and includes:
- a CDS encoding GFA family protein; translated protein: MYQGQCLCGAVAVTIKGPISDIIHCHCSLCRKSSGTAFATNGFVQAGDFEVSRGRDRLSAFAFKPGRNRHFCSVCGSPVYSSNDQDPGRVRIRLGLLDSDISERPLSHNFVSSKANWEDMDAKLPRYDGFEPGRQP